The following proteins come from a genomic window of Candidatus Binataceae bacterium:
- a CDS encoding UBP-type zinc finger domain-containing protein — protein sequence MAAVCEHLQGLTASSFAVPNTPDACEDCLKEGTTWVALRECQCGHVGCCDSSPGKHATRHFKETQHPVMRSIMPGQSWDWCYLDQAKGELAG from the coding sequence ATGGCGGCTGTTTGTGAACATTTACAAGGTTTGACGGCGTCCAGTTTCGCCGTCCCCAATACCCCCGACGCCTGCGAAGATTGTCTCAAGGAAGGGACCACGTGGGTCGCCCTGCGCGAATGCCAATGCGGCCATGTAGGTTGCTGTGATTCCTCCCCTGGCAAGCATGCCACCCGCCATTTCAAGGAAACCCAGCATCCGGTGATGCGCTCGATAATGCCTGGACAGAGCTGGGACTGGTGCTACCTAGACCAGGCCAAGGGCGAGCTCGCCGGCTGA